A genomic stretch from Candidatus Rokuibacteriota bacterium includes:
- a CDS encoding dihydroorotase has product MSLLIKGGRVVDPANDLDAVADVLVADGAIGKVGRGLKAPEGTEIVDAAGKVVCPGLIDIHVHFREPGYEYKETIASGTRAAAAGGFTAVACMANTLPVNDNRSVTDYILAKARVEGVVRVYPIGAVTRGLQGQELAEMAELAEAGCVAFSDDGKCVMNAEIYRRAMEYALPFGTPIISHAEDEHLAHSGAMHEGLVSTELGLLGQPWAAEDVMVARDILLAELTGAHVHIAHVSTAGSVRLVRDGKARGVRVTAEVTPHHLLLTDEAVREYDPNTKMAPPLRTKRDVEAVLEGLLDGTIDCIATDHAPHALSEKEGEFGECANGVVGLETAVPLLLDRLVRAGRMDLPTLVQRLSPGPARLLNLPGGSLAQGAPADITVLDLERAWTVEPGKFRSRARNTPFAGFTGTGAAVMTIVGGMVVPA; this is encoded by the coding sequence ATGAGCCTCCTCATCAAGGGCGGCCGCGTCGTGGATCCCGCCAACGACCTCGACGCCGTGGCCGACGTGCTCGTCGCCGACGGCGCCATTGGGAAGGTCGGCAGGGGACTCAAGGCCCCGGAGGGCACCGAGATCGTGGACGCCGCGGGCAAGGTCGTCTGCCCGGGCCTGATCGACATCCACGTCCACTTCCGCGAGCCGGGCTACGAGTACAAGGAGACCATCGCCAGCGGCACGCGCGCGGCGGCGGCGGGAGGCTTCACGGCCGTCGCCTGCATGGCGAACACGCTGCCCGTCAACGACAACCGCTCGGTCACCGACTACATCCTGGCCAAGGCGCGCGTCGAAGGCGTCGTGCGGGTCTACCCGATCGGCGCCGTCACGCGCGGGCTCCAGGGGCAGGAGCTCGCCGAGATGGCCGAGCTGGCCGAGGCCGGCTGCGTCGCCTTCTCCGACGACGGCAAGTGCGTGATGAACGCCGAGATCTACCGCCGCGCGATGGAGTACGCCCTGCCCTTCGGCACGCCCATCATCAGCCACGCCGAGGACGAGCACCTGGCCCACAGCGGAGCGATGCACGAGGGGCTGGTCTCGACCGAGCTCGGGCTCCTGGGCCAGCCTTGGGCCGCCGAGGACGTCATGGTCGCGCGCGACATCCTGCTGGCGGAGCTGACGGGGGCGCACGTCCACATCGCCCACGTCTCGACGGCTGGGTCGGTCCGCCTCGTCCGCGACGGCAAGGCGCGCGGCGTGCGGGTGACGGCCGAGGTGACGCCGCACCACCTCCTGCTGACGGACGAGGCCGTGCGTGAGTACGACCCCAACACCAAGATGGCGCCGCCGCTCCGCACCAAGCGCGATGTCGAGGCGGTGCTCGAGGGCCTCCTCGACGGCACCATCGACTGCATCGCGACGGACCACGCCCCGCACGCGCTGTCCGAGAAGGAGGGCGAGTTCGGGGAGTGCGCCAACGGTGTGGTCGGTCTCGAGACGGCGGTGCCGCTGCTGCTCGACCGGCTGGTGCGCGCCGGGCGCATGGACCTGCCCACGCTCGTCCAGCGGCTCTCCCCGGGACCCGCGCGGCTGCTGAACCTGCCCGGCGGAAGCCTGGCGCAGGGCGCGCCGGCGGACATCACCGTGCTTGACCTCGAGCGCGCGTGGACGGTCGAGCCCGGGAAGTTCCGCTCGCGCGCCCGCAACACGCCCTTCGCGGGCTTCACGGGCACCGGCGCGGCCGTGATGACGATCGTCGGCGGCATGGTAGTCCCGGCATGA
- the carA gene encoding glutamine-hydrolyzing carbamoyl-phosphate synthase small subunit — protein MTAALLALADGRVFKGRACGAAGEAHGEVVFNTSMTGYQEIMTDPSYHGQLVCMTYPLIGNYGINPEDVESRRPWVNGFIVKEACAYPSNWRGRVAIQDYMREHGIVGIQGIDTRALTRHLRDHGAQEGIISTEDADAGRVVERARALPGLVGRDLVREVTVDAPYVWSEGEWTIAKGYTRPPKARFRVVAFDSGIKRNILRELSSVGCEVEVVPANTPAAAVLERKPHGVFLGNGPGDPEGVPYLVESVRGIIGKAPIFGICLGNQILGLAFGGRTYKLKFGHHGANHPVKDLLTGRVEITAQNHGFAVDPKSVDKAGLVETHVNLNDGTSEGMSHRELPVFSVQYHPEASPGPHDSHYLFQRFIKTMEGG, from the coding sequence ATGACGGCCGCGCTGCTCGCGCTCGCCGACGGGCGCGTCTTCAAGGGCCGGGCCTGCGGCGCCGCGGGCGAGGCCCACGGGGAGGTGGTCTTCAACACCTCCATGACGGGCTACCAGGAGATCATGACCGACCCGTCGTACCACGGACAGCTCGTCTGCATGACCTACCCGCTCATCGGCAACTACGGGATCAACCCGGAAGACGTCGAGTCACGGCGGCCGTGGGTCAACGGCTTCATCGTGAAGGAGGCCTGCGCGTACCCGTCGAACTGGCGCGGGCGCGTGGCGATCCAGGACTACATGCGCGAGCACGGCATCGTCGGCATCCAGGGCATCGACACGCGCGCGCTCACGCGCCACCTGCGGGACCACGGCGCGCAAGAGGGCATCATCTCGACCGAGGACGCGGATGCGGGGCGCGTCGTCGAGCGGGCGCGGGCCCTGCCGGGCCTGGTCGGCCGGGACCTCGTCCGCGAAGTAACCGTGGACGCGCCATACGTCTGGAGCGAGGGTGAATGGACCATCGCCAAGGGCTACACGCGCCCGCCCAAGGCGCGCTTCCGCGTCGTCGCCTTCGACTCGGGGATCAAGCGCAATATCCTGCGCGAGCTGTCCTCGGTGGGCTGCGAGGTCGAGGTGGTGCCCGCGAATACGCCGGCGGCGGCCGTGCTCGAGCGGAAGCCTCACGGCGTCTTCCTCGGGAACGGCCCGGGCGACCCGGAGGGCGTGCCGTACCTGGTCGAATCCGTCCGCGGGATCATCGGCAAGGCGCCGATCTTCGGCATCTGCCTCGGCAACCAGATCCTGGGGCTGGCCTTCGGCGGCAGGACCTACAAGCTCAAGTTCGGCCATCACGGCGCCAACCATCCGGTGAAAGACCTACTGACCGGGCGTGTCGAGATCACCGCGCAGAACCACGGCTTCGCCGTGGACCCGAAGTCGGTGGACAAGGCCGGGCTCGTCGAGACGCACGTCAACCTGAACGACGGCACCTCGGAGGGCATGAGCCACCGCGAGCTGCCCGTCTTCTCCGTCCAGTACCACCCCGAGGCCTCGCCGGGGCCTCACGACTCTCACTACCTGTTCCAACGGTTCATCAAGACCATGGAAGGAGGGTGA